A single genomic interval of Acidobacteriota bacterium harbors:
- a CDS encoding ATP-grasp domain-containing protein has translation MKDVLNLLITSVGRRSYIVEYFKAAIGGRGEVHAANSVMTYAMQLADHAVVTPMIYAEGYIDTLLSYCRDWRIDAVLSLLDIDIPILAANRDRFRETGVAALVPSSETALICNDKWRTAGFLRGQGIKTPASFLTLGNCRQALASGEVDFPLVVKPRWGMGSIGIFHAENAEELDVFYEKTKREIGRSYLKYESRQDLEHCVIIQQKLAGEEYGLNVLNDLDGRFLTCVPMKKLAMRAGETDAAEIVADHELQRLGRKLSESLGHVGNLDVDCFRAEGACCVLELNCRFGGQYPFVHLAGGDFPGALVAMLRHETVPARMLVARPGVIGYKDLRPVVLHRSDPGGGSTSPRP, from the coding sequence ATGAAGGACGTTCTCAATCTTTTGATCACCTCGGTCGGCCGGCGGAGCTATATCGTCGAATACTTCAAGGCTGCCATAGGGGGCCGGGGAGAGGTCCACGCGGCCAACAGCGTGATGACTTATGCCATGCAACTGGCCGATCACGCGGTCGTCACGCCGATGATCTATGCCGAGGGCTATATCGACACCCTCCTGTCCTATTGCCGGGATTGGCGGATCGACGCCGTGCTCTCCTTGCTGGATATCGATATACCGATCCTGGCTGCGAACCGTGACCGGTTCCGCGAGACCGGCGTGGCAGCCCTCGTCCCGAGTTCCGAGACCGCCCTGATCTGCAACGACAAATGGCGGACCGCCGGATTTCTTCGCGGGCAAGGCATCAAAACTCCGGCGAGTTTCCTCACCCTCGGCAACTGCCGGCAGGCGCTGGCCAGCGGCGAGGTCGACTTTCCCCTGGTCGTGAAACCCCGCTGGGGGATGGGTTCAATCGGGATCTTCCACGCCGAAAACGCTGAGGAACTCGATGTCTTCTACGAAAAAACGAAACGGGAAATCGGGCGGAGCTATCTCAAGTATGAATCGCGACAGGACCTGGAACATTGCGTGATTATCCAGCAGAAACTGGCCGGCGAAGAATACGGTCTGAACGTCCTGAACGACCTCGACGGACGGTTTCTTACCTGTGTCCCCATGAAAAAACTCGCCATGCGGGCCGGCGAAACGGACGCGGCGGAGATTGTCGCGGACCATGAACTCCAGCGCCTGGGACGGAAGCTGTCGGAAAGTCTCGGGCACGTCGGCAACCTCGACGTGGACTGCTTCCGGGCCGAGGGGGCCTGCTGCGTCCTGGAGCTGAATTGCCGCTTCGGCGGCCAGTACCCTTTCGTCCACCTGGCCGGCGGCGATTTCCCGGGAGCGCTAGTCGCGATGCTGCGGCACGAGACGGTCCCGGCCCGGATGCTGGTTGCCCGGCCTGGTGTCATCGGGTACAAGGACCTGCGGCCAGTGGTCCTGCACCGATCGGACCCCGGGGGCGGGAGTACCTCTCCCCGTCCATGA
- a CDS encoding glycosyltransferase family 4 protein, with protein MATGNREETLKLLVYMPAYWPLFGGHAHHLRSRLRLLPQYGIEPWVLTPRIGNTANREIVDEVLIKRVRLPWPLSRRIFLSEAALFPEFFCNRYRYDLVSMMSASVSGYFISKVCRRPVIRESVIGENHAGKFKQGLGGKVRRFLFRHADFAVTVSPALEQAYLDVSWPKDRLCLIPYGVDQRVYRPPDSVEEIDRLRSELNLPNRQSTLFLTVGAIQKRKGHLELVQAWRLLSAGVPDEHLIIIGPINEESYYRTLLNTIEEMNLNGRVHLPGRSERIADYMRCVDGFVFASNNEGLPISIIEAISSGLPVVAFDLQGILPFIIDDGKNGILIPGRDQVALSREIRQLSSDPIRRAEMGQAARAKAVEKFSLDKEVESHAELCWTVYRDSRMSSRS; from the coding sequence ATGGCAACGGGGAATCGAGAGGAAACTTTAAAACTGCTTGTGTATATGCCAGCCTATTGGCCCCTGTTCGGTGGTCACGCACATCATCTCCGATCACGTTTACGACTGTTGCCGCAATACGGAATCGAACCCTGGGTTCTGACCCCGCGGATAGGGAACACGGCGAATAGAGAGATAGTCGATGAAGTCTTGATAAAGCGGGTTCGGTTACCTTGGCCGCTTTCCCGGAGAATCTTCCTCTCAGAGGCCGCTCTCTTTCCAGAATTCTTTTGCAATCGGTATCGCTATGATCTTGTATCCATGATGTCAGCAAGTGTTTCAGGATATTTTATCAGTAAGGTTTGTAGGCGCCCTGTCATCCGTGAATCCGTGATCGGCGAGAATCATGCTGGAAAATTCAAACAAGGACTTGGTGGAAAAGTGAGGAGGTTTCTCTTCCGTCACGCCGATTTTGCGGTCACGGTTTCCCCGGCCCTCGAGCAGGCATATTTGGACGTTTCCTGGCCGAAAGACAGGTTGTGCCTGATACCGTACGGAGTGGATCAAAGGGTTTATCGCCCTCCTGACTCCGTTGAAGAGATCGATCGCCTGCGCTCCGAGCTGAATCTGCCGAATCGGCAGAGTACGCTTTTCCTCACGGTTGGAGCGATCCAGAAGCGAAAAGGCCACCTCGAGCTGGTACAGGCCTGGCGTCTCCTGTCTGCCGGTGTGCCCGACGAGCATCTGATCATCATCGGGCCGATCAACGAGGAGTCTTACTACCGGACGCTCCTGAATACAATCGAGGAGATGAACTTGAATGGACGCGTTCATCTTCCCGGCCGGAGCGAACGGATCGCCGATTACATGCGCTGCGTGGACGGTTTCGTCTTCGCCTCCAACAACGAGGGTTTACCCATTTCTATCATCGAGGCCATTTCTTCAGGATTGCCCGTTGTGGCTTTCGACCTCCAGGGAATCCTTCCGTTCATCATCGATGACGGGAAAAACGGGATTCTCATTCCGGGAAGAGATCAGGTGGCTTTGTCCAGAGAAATCAGACAATTGTCCAGCGATCCCATACGGCGGGCCGAGATGGGGCAGGCGGCGAGGGCGAAGGCGGTCGAAAAATTTTCCCTGGATAAGGAAGTCGAGTCGCATGCCGAACTTTGTTGGACCGTTTATCGGGACAGTCGGATGTCTAGCCGGTCATGA
- a CDS encoding glycosyltransferase family 2 protein: MSENPIISVVIPLYNKRASIGRTLESVRLQTIEDIEILVVDDGSTDGSGEIVEAFPDPRIRYLQQPNTGPNQARNNAVKVARSDLFAFIDADDEWKPTHLENILEAEKRFPSFGLYATNFYWVMPDGTIKHPVFPGLVEDHGFCQVNNYFAVSKKNQILTCSSVALNRQVLEQAGGFPASEFVKQAQPLWVKLVLNHPIGFCLEPTLIYRLDAENRWDAHIRKIRSRLTDCDTVLLKNLDEALSKRHFRNTAVPIEDIRAYRRQVLFWRASDLIRIGQLRKGRIAALKMFIFPEYYIRSIKLIIKSFIYR; encoded by the coding sequence ATGAGTGAAAACCCCATTATCTCCGTTGTCATCCCGTTGTACAACAAGCGGGCATCCATCGGACGCACACTCGAATCCGTCCGTCTCCAGACGATTGAGGATATCGAGATCCTCGTGGTTGACGACGGCTCCACCGATGGATCCGGTGAAATCGTGGAAGCGTTTCCGGACCCTCGCATCCGATATCTTCAGCAGCCGAACACTGGGCCCAACCAGGCCCGTAACAACGCCGTAAAAGTCGCCCGGAGCGACCTGTTCGCTTTTATTGACGCCGATGATGAGTGGAAGCCCACTCATCTCGAGAACATTCTCGAGGCAGAAAAGCGATTCCCCAGCTTCGGGCTCTACGCAACAAACTTTTACTGGGTCATGCCTGACGGAACCATCAAGCATCCGGTTTTCCCGGGACTGGTGGAAGATCATGGCTTCTGCCAAGTCAACAACTATTTTGCCGTCTCAAAAAAAAACCAGATTCTGACATGCTCATCCGTCGCCTTGAACCGGCAAGTCCTGGAACAGGCCGGGGGCTTCCCGGCCAGCGAGTTCGTTAAGCAGGCCCAGCCACTGTGGGTCAAACTCGTTCTGAACCATCCGATCGGTTTCTGCCTCGAACCTACCCTGATATATCGGCTCGATGCGGAAAACCGGTGGGATGCTCATATTCGGAAGATTAGAAGCCGGCTTACGGACTGTGACACGGTTCTCCTGAAGAACCTGGATGAAGCTCTTTCTAAACGGCATTTCCGGAATACCGCCGTGCCGATAGAAGACATCCGGGCCTACCGTCGTCAGGTTCTCTTTTGGCGTGCTAGTGATCTTATCCGAATCGGACAACTCAGGAAAGGCCGCATCGCTGCCCTCAAAATGTTTATATTTCCAGAGTACTATATTCGCAGTATAAAATTGATCATAAAATCCTTCATCTACAGATAG